In Fundulus heteroclitus isolate FHET01 chromosome 18, MU-UCD_Fhet_4.1, whole genome shotgun sequence, a single genomic region encodes these proteins:
- the nipsnap2 gene encoding protein NipSnap homolog 2: MATGVLQKVRGGFSPAKSRALSAGSLSLWVRGFSASGSRNREDSWFRSLFVRKVDPRKDAHSTLLTKNEESNLYKIQFHNVKPECLDAYNKLCEDVLPSIHADKYYPCELVGTWNTWYGEQDQAVHLWRYRGGYPALTEVMNKLRQNKEFTAYRKERGKMLLSRRNQLLLEFSFWNEPVPREGPNIYELRSYQLRPGTMIEWGNYWARAIRYRQRNREAVGGFFSQIGDLYMVHHLWAYKDLLSREDTRNAVWQQEGWHEVVYYTVPLIQHMDSRIMIPTKASPLQ; this comes from the exons ATGGCGACAGGAGTCCTTCAGAAAGTCCGCGGAGGGTTCAGTCCGGCTAAAAGCAGGGCTCTGTCAGCCGGAAGCCTCTCGCTCTGGGTCAG AGGGTTTTCTGCGtccggcagcagaaacagagagGACAGCTGGTTCAGGTCGCTGTTCGTCCGGAAGGTGGATCCCAGAAAAGACGCGCACTCCACCCTGCTGACCAAAAACGAGGAGAGCAACCTCTACAAGATCCAGT ttcaTAACGTGAAGCCAGAGTGCCTGGATGCATACAATAAACTGTG CGAGGACGTTTTGCCCTCCATCCACGCCGATAAGTACTACCCGTGTGAGCTGGTGGGAACCTGGAATACCTGGTATGGAGAACAAGACCAGGCTG TTCATCTGTGGCGTTACAGAGGCGGATACCCGGCTCTGACGGAGGTGATGAACAAGCTGCGGCAGAATAAG GAGTTCACGGCGTACAGGAAGGAGCGCGGGAAGATGCTGCTGTCCCGCAGGAATCAGCTCCTGCTGGAGTTCAGCTTCTGGAACGAGCCCGTTCCCCGGGAAGGCCCCAACATCTACGAGCTCAGGTCTTACCAGCTCAGG CCGGGAACCATGATCGAGTGGGGTAATTACTG GGCTAGAGCGATTCGATACCGCCAGCGCAACAGAGAGGCTGTGGGAGGCTTTTTCTCCCAGATTGGTGACCTCTACATGGTCCATCATCTTTGGG CTTACAAAGACCTTTTATCCAGAGAAGACACGAGGAACGCCGTCTGGCAGCAGGAGGGCTGGCATGAAGTAGTCTATTACACTG TACCTCTCATTCAGCACATGGATTCGAGGATCATGATCCCAACAAAAGCTTCCCCGCTGCAGTGA